From the genome of Scytonema hofmannii PCC 7110, one region includes:
- a CDS encoding AAA family ATPase, whose amino-acid sequence MLTISGTTIIKQLYESNNSLVYRGWRVSNQQPVILKMLKDAYPSPERLAWFKREYEITRSLNIPGVIKAIGIEAEEQRPIIVLEDFGGESLSLLGLSGNLSLLDFLQLAISITDILGRIHAQNIIHKDINPSNIVLNPHTKEVKIIDFGISAILLRETPTFQNPNILEGTLAYISPEQTGRMNRKIDYRTDFYSLGITFYELLTGQLPFHSDDALELVYNHIAKQPILPHEIKPELPIILSQIILKLMSKNAEDRYESAYGIQTDLEFCLQQLTGKGEMASFPLGKQDFSGKFQIPQKLYGREQEIAKLLEAFVRIAEEEAEETFHPQSPISNPQSKIQNPKSKIEMVLVAGYAGVGKSALVREVHKPITAKRGNFISGKFDQYQRNIPYYAISQAFNSLCDRILTETAAVLNEWQEKILTAVGNNGQVLIDFIPNLERVIGSQPPVVEVGVQEAQNRFNFVCQNFIRVIAQPEHPLVLFIDDLQWADRTSLSLLKTIISDRTLQHILIIGAYRDNEVDATHPLMGILEEIKQEQGIISIIHLNNLTQPDINALIADALACSQTSSQALTNLVYEKTQGNAFFTTEFLKSLYVEGLLNFDYTQRKWQWDVSQIQAKNITANVVELMVSKIDKLPEMTESILKLAACIGYNFDLLTLATISQTSAPQVFNTLLGALQEGLLISLNEKYKLLGLGDDSFLSQVRLQFLHDRVQQAAYSLIEETQKQVTHLQIGRLLLANFTQEDLEARIFDVVDQFNQAIDIIDSQTEKVKLAQLNLMAGEKAVAATAYEPAFQYFKNGIKLLNTDSWQQQYKLTLSLYSKMAEAAYLVGEFQQMEQLVLAVLTHAKTDLEKVKVYEVKILALIAQGNLKAVILIGLQILQMLGVIIPVEPSSDHIQKLLEENNLLLADREIEDLIHLPEITQPEKLAILNILDSISPTAYIVSPKMSFLITLLKVNLSIQYGNNSSAPSIYAAYTIVLCGVFQQIDRGYRFGKLSLNLAHKLYNQKVRSKSLLVFVEHVLHWKEHFKQALTFLSDAFQGSLESGDFEFASYSACGWCKCAYLLGEDLVKIEKKVANYHQKIRKIKQKMSCNWIAIYWQTILNLLDSSENPIQLVGHDFNEKEFIAIAIAAEDNVGLQMLYLNKLILCYLFGDFHQALINAEMAKQYLQSVLSMIVTPIFHFYDSLAHLAVFPELSDMEKLAFNERVNANQEKMQKWAISAPMNFQHKYDLVEAEKARVLGQIVEAMNGYERAIKGAKINGYLQEEALAYELAAKFYLELGMEEFAQTYITKAHYGYVRWQAVAKVKHLEAQYPQFLAKKLINSTEENFTNSNTNINSSNALDLTSILKASQTLIQEIVLDVLLAKIMKLVLENAGAEKGYLILNEQSQWRIEASGNINLDEIDVLQSIPITTVSNNQDTPLVSNAIVNYVIRTQNSVVLHDAVHEGNFTHDPYVVKQQPKSVLCSPLVNQAQLTGILYLENNLTTGAFTPDRLKVLNLLASQAAVSIKNAQLYAEVRQNEAKLAQLLEGLPVGVSVHNTNGEVAYLNEIGQLILGQSVKAEARLAEQLSEVYQVYIAGKDDLYPTDRLPPIRALKGETVKVNDLEIRLPNKIIPLEVYSTPIYDEKGNISSALNAFIDITERRQTQKILAEYNRTLEIQVAERTAELASTNTQLQQEISDRKKAELELQQAKELAETANRAKSAFLANMSHELRTPLNAILGFTQIINRSSALPNEHKENLSIVSRSAEHLLNLINEVLDMAKIEAGCTTFNETDFDLIHLLKDLKEMFQLKANVKQLELILDCSPNIPQYIRTDEIKLRQVLINLLSNAIKFTKTGSVTLRLKQEMMDRQENVQLHFEVEDTGCGIATEELDTIFQAFVQAKAGQQIQEGTGLGLPISCKFVQLMGGNLTVSSELGKGSIFKFNINAIALGASRTRLIAPQKAPVANKVIHRVVGLEPNQSTYRLLVVDDRWDNRQLLVKLLTTVGFEVCEASNGAEAIAVWDTWDPHLILMDMRMPVMDGYQAIKQIKATLKGQATPIIAVTASTFEEERTVILSTGCHDVICKPFQEAELFEKIQTHLGVQYQYEQSISQQSAVEFKPETLTPESLASLPSHWVESLHTATIEGDMQLMLNLIDQIRDRHPSLANALTFLVNNFQLKKILSLTQP is encoded by the coding sequence ATGCTGACAATTTCAGGAACGACTATTATCAAGCAATTGTATGAGAGTAATAATTCTTTAGTTTATCGAGGATGGCGGGTATCAAACCAACAGCCTGTTATTCTCAAAATGCTTAAAGACGCCTATCCATCACCAGAACGTTTGGCTTGGTTTAAGCGCGAATATGAAATTACGCGCAGTCTAAATATACCAGGGGTAATCAAAGCAATAGGGATAGAAGCTGAAGAGCAACGTCCAATCATAGTTTTAGAAGATTTTGGTGGTGAATCTTTATCTCTATTAGGATTATCTGGAAATTTATCTTTGTTAGATTTTCTACAATTAGCTATTTCTATTACTGACATTTTAGGTCGAATTCACGCTCAAAATATCATTCATAAAGATATCAATCCTAGCAATATTGTCCTGAATCCTCATACCAAAGAAGTAAAAATTATTGATTTTGGTATATCAGCAATTCTTTTACGAGAAACACCAACTTTTCAAAATCCAAATATTCTAGAAGGAACGCTTGCTTATATTTCGCCCGAACAAACAGGGCGCATGAATCGAAAAATTGACTATCGTACTGATTTTTACTCTTTGGGCATAACTTTCTATGAGTTACTGACGGGTCAATTGCCTTTTCACAGCGATGATGCTTTGGAATTAGTTTACAATCATATCGCCAAACAGCCAATCCTACCCCATGAAATCAAACCAGAATTACCCATAATTCTTTCCCAAATCATTCTTAAATTAATGTCAAAAAATGCTGAAGATCGCTATGAATCGGCTTACGGCATTCAAACAGATTTAGAGTTTTGTTTGCAACAATTGACTGGTAAAGGAGAAATGGCTTCTTTTCCTCTCGGCAAACAAGATTTTTCTGGTAAATTTCAAATTCCTCAAAAACTGTATGGTAGGGAACAGGAGATAGCAAAGTTACTAGAAGCATTTGTTCGCATTGCTGAGGAAGAAGCAGAAGAAACTTTTCATCCCCAATCTCCAATCTCCAATCCCCAATCCAAAATTCAAAATCCAAAATCCAAAATCGAAATGGTATTAGTTGCTGGATATGCTGGTGTAGGTAAGTCTGCTTTAGTGAGAGAGGTTCACAAACCAATTACTGCCAAGCGTGGCAACTTTATTTCTGGTAAATTTGACCAATACCAGCGCAATATTCCTTACTATGCAATTTCTCAGGCTTTCAATAGTTTGTGCGATCGCATCCTAACTGAAACCGCAGCTGTCTTAAATGAATGGCAAGAGAAAATACTGACAGCAGTTGGTAATAACGGACAGGTTTTAATAGATTTTATACCTAATTTGGAAAGAGTTATTGGTTCTCAACCACCTGTTGTGGAAGTGGGAGTGCAAGAAGCTCAAAACCGTTTTAACTTTGTTTGCCAAAACTTTATTAGAGTGATCGCTCAGCCGGAACATCCTTTAGTTTTATTTATCGATGACTTGCAATGGGCAGATAGGACATCATTAAGTTTACTAAAAACAATTATAAGTGATCGCACGCTGCAACATATCCTAATTATTGGTGCTTATCGAGATAACGAAGTAGATGCAACCCATCCATTGATGGGAATTTTAGAGGAAATCAAACAAGAACAAGGGATAATTTCCATCATTCATTTAAATAACCTGACTCAGCCAGATATCAACGCTTTAATTGCTGACGCTTTAGCTTGTTCCCAAACTTCCAGTCAAGCATTAACCAATTTAGTTTATGAAAAAACACAAGGAAACGCCTTTTTCACAACTGAGTTTTTAAAGTCTCTTTACGTTGAAGGTTTATTAAACTTCGATTATACGCAACGTAAGTGGCAATGGGATGTCAGCCAAATTCAAGCCAAAAATATCACAGCGAATGTGGTGGAATTGATGGTGAGCAAAATAGACAAATTGCCAGAAATGACTGAGTCTATATTAAAGTTAGCCGCTTGTATTGGTTATAACTTTGATTTGCTAACGTTAGCTACTATATCTCAAACATCCGCTCCTCAAGTTTTCAATACACTCCTAGGCGCATTGCAAGAAGGTTTATTGATTTCCTTAAATGAGAAGTATAAATTACTGGGACTTGGAGATGATAGTTTTTTAAGTCAAGTTAGGTTACAGTTTTTACACGATAGAGTCCAGCAAGCTGCTTATTCTTTAATTGAGGAAACGCAAAAGCAAGTGACTCATTTGCAAATCGGACGTTTACTCTTAGCAAATTTTACGCAGGAAGATTTAGAAGCAAGAATCTTTGATGTCGTCGATCAATTTAATCAAGCGATCGACATCATTGATTCACAAACAGAAAAAGTTAAATTAGCGCAATTAAATTTAATGGCTGGGGAAAAAGCTGTAGCTGCAACGGCTTATGAACCAGCATTTCAATATTTTAAGAATGGAATCAAGCTCCTAAATACAGATAGTTGGCAGCAACAGTATAAACTCACTTTAAGTCTTTACTCAAAAATGGCTGAAGCAGCTTATTTAGTTGGTGAATTTCAGCAAATGGAGCAATTGGTACTAGCAGTACTAACTCATGCCAAAACAGACTTAGAAAAAGTAAAAGTTTATGAAGTCAAAATTCTAGCTTTGATAGCTCAAGGTAATTTAAAAGCTGTTATTCTTATAGGTCTTCAAATCCTACAGATGTTAGGAGTCATTATACCAGTAGAACCAAGCTCTGACCATATTCAAAAATTGCTAGAAGAAAATAATTTACTTTTAGCCGATCGTGAAATTGAAGATTTAATTCATCTACCAGAAATAACTCAACCGGAAAAATTAGCTATTCTAAATATTTTAGACAGTATATCTCCTACTGCATATATAGTTTCTCCAAAAATGTCCTTTCTCATTACTTTATTAAAAGTTAATTTATCTATCCAATATGGCAATAACTCTTCTGCTCCATCAATTTATGCTGCTTATACTATAGTTTTATGTGGTGTATTTCAACAAATCGATAGAGGTTATAGATTTGGAAAACTGTCTTTGAATTTAGCTCATAAACTCTACAATCAAAAAGTACGTTCTAAATCCCTACTTGTGTTTGTCGAGCACGTTCTGCATTGGAAAGAACATTTCAAACAAGCACTAACATTTTTGTCTGACGCATTTCAAGGATCGTTAGAAAGCGGAGATTTTGAATTTGCATCATATAGCGCCTGTGGTTGGTGCAAATGTGCATATTTACTTGGTGAAGATTTAGTTAAGATAGAGAAAAAAGTGGCGAATTACCATCAGAAAATTCGCAAAATAAAGCAGAAAATGTCTTGTAATTGGATAGCTATCTATTGGCAAACAATTCTTAACTTACTTGATAGCTCTGAAAACCCTATACAGCTAGTCGGTCATGATTTTAACGAGAAAGAATTTATAGCGATCGCGATCGCAGCAGAAGACAACGTAGGATTACAAATGTTGTATTTAAATAAACTTATTCTCTGTTATTTATTTGGAGATTTTCATCAAGCCTTAATAAATGCGGAGATGGCTAAACAGTATTTACAAAGTGTGTTATCAATGATAGTCACACCTATCTTTCATTTTTATGATTCTTTAGCGCATTTAGCAGTCTTTCCCGAACTTTCAGATATGGAAAAACTAGCTTTCAACGAGCGAGTTAATGCTAATCAAGAAAAAATGCAAAAATGGGCAATATCTGCTCCTATGAATTTTCAGCACAAATATGACTTAGTTGAGGCAGAGAAAGCACGAGTCTTAGGTCAAATAGTTGAAGCCATGAATGGTTACGAAAGAGCAATTAAAGGTGCTAAAATTAACGGTTATTTACAAGAAGAAGCTTTGGCTTATGAATTAGCAGCTAAGTTTTACTTAGAACTTGGGATGGAAGAATTTGCTCAAACTTACATAACTAAAGCCCATTATGGTTATGTTCGTTGGCAAGCGGTGGCAAAGGTGAAGCATTTAGAAGCACAATATCCTCAATTTCTTGCTAAAAAATTAATCAATTCTACAGAAGAAAATTTCACAAATTCCAACACTAATATAAACTCATCAAATGCTCTTGATTTAACCAGTATTCTAAAAGCATCGCAAACTTTGATTCAGGAGATTGTCTTGGATGTCCTCTTAGCAAAAATTATGAAATTAGTGCTGGAAAATGCTGGTGCAGAAAAAGGTTATTTGATTTTGAATGAACAATCGCAATGGAGGATCGAAGCATCAGGCAATATTAACTTAGATGAAATTGATGTTTTGCAATCTATCCCAATCACAACGGTCAGTAATAATCAAGATACGCCATTAGTTTCCAATGCGATCGTTAATTACGTCATCCGTACCCAAAACAGTGTAGTTTTACACGATGCTGTTCATGAGGGAAATTTTACTCACGACCCCTATGTAGTCAAACAGCAGCCAAAATCTGTGCTGTGTTCGCCACTGGTGAATCAAGCCCAACTTACGGGTATCTTATATCTAGAAAATAATCTCACAACTGGTGCTTTTACTCCCGACAGATTAAAAGTTTTGAATTTGTTGGCATCCCAAGCGGCTGTTTCTATCAAAAATGCCCAACTGTATGCTGAGGTACGTCAAAACGAGGCTAAATTAGCGCAATTATTAGAGGGTTTGCCTGTAGGAGTATCCGTTCACAATACTAATGGTGAAGTTGCTTATCTCAATGAGATTGGACAGCTTATACTTGGTCAGAGTGTAAAAGCAGAAGCACGACTCGCAGAACAATTATCAGAAGTTTATCAAGTTTATATTGCTGGTAAGGATGACCTCTATCCTACCGATAGGTTACCACCTATACGGGCGTTAAAAGGTGAAACTGTGAAAGTGAACGATCTAGAAATTCGTCTACCTAATAAAATTATCCCTTTAGAAGTGTACTCCACGCCAATTTATGATGAAAAAGGTAATATTAGTTCTGCCCTTAATGCTTTTATTGATATTACAGAACGCCGACAAACTCAGAAAATTTTAGCAGAATACAACCGCACTTTAGAAATTCAAGTTGCAGAAAGAACTGCTGAGTTAGCTAGTACCAATACTCAATTACAACAAGAGATTAGCGATCGCAAAAAAGCTGAGCTAGAACTACAACAAGCCAAAGAACTGGCTGAAACTGCTAACCGGGCGAAGAGTGCTTTTTTGGCAAATATGAGTCACGAACTGAGAACACCGCTTAACGCTATTCTCGGCTTCACTCAAATTATAAACCGCAGTTCTGCTTTACCAAACGAACATAAAGAAAATCTTAGCATTGTTAGTCGCAGCGCGGAACATTTGCTGAACTTAATCAATGAGGTGCTGGACATGGCGAAAATAGAAGCCGGTTGCACCACTTTTAACGAAACTGACTTCGATCTCATCCACCTGCTGAAGGATTTAAAAGAAATGTTTCAATTAAAGGCGAACGTCAAGCAGTTGGAGTTAATTTTAGACTGTTCCCCAAATATACCCCAATATATCAGAACTGATGAAATTAAATTGCGTCAGGTTTTGATTAACTTGCTCTCTAATGCCATCAAGTTTACCAAAACTGGCAGCGTGACCTTACGTCTCAAACAGGAAATGATGGATCGACAAGAAAATGTCCAATTACATTTTGAAGTAGAAGACACGGGGTGCGGAATTGCTACAGAGGAATTAGATACTATCTTTCAAGCTTTTGTACAAGCCAAAGCCGGACAGCAAATCCAAGAAGGTACGGGTTTGGGGTTACCTATTAGCTGCAAGTTTGTGCAATTGATGGGAGGGAACCTCACAGTTAGCAGTGAGTTAGGCAAAGGCAGTATTTTCAAGTTTAATATTAATGCGATCGCCCTTGGCGCAAGCCGTACCCGGCTTATCGCACCTCAAAAAGCACCTGTCGCTAATAAAGTAATCCATAGAGTGGTTGGTTTAGAACCCAACCAATCAACCTACCGCCTCTTAGTTGTAGATGATCGATGGGACAATCGCCAACTGCTGGTTAAATTACTGACGACCGTTGGCTTTGAAGTGTGCGAAGCCAGTAACGGTGCTGAAGCCATCGCAGTTTGGGATACTTGGGACCCCCATCTTATACTAATGGATATGCGGATGCCAGTCATGGATGGTTACCAAGCTATAAAACAAATCAAAGCCACTTTAAAAGGACAAGCTACACCTATCATTGCCGTAACCGCCAGTACCTTTGAAGAAGAACGCACAGTCATTCTTTCCACTGGTTGTCATGATGTTATTTGCAAGCCTTTTCAAGAAGCAGAGTTATTTGAAAAAATTCAGACACACTTGGGAGTGCAGTATCAATACGAACAAAGCATTTCTCAGCAATCTGCTGTAGAATTCAAACCAGAAACTCTCACTCCAGAATCTCTCGCCAGTTTGCCCAGCCATTGGGTCGAATCCCTCCATACAGCTACAATTGAGGGAGATATGCAGTTAATGCTCAACTTAATTGACCAAATTCGCGATCGCCATCCGTCTCTAGCCAATGCTTTGACTTTTTTAGTCAACAACTTTCAGCTTAAAAAGATATTAAGCCTAACCCAACCCTGA
- a CDS encoding dienelactone hydrolase family protein has product MREFAIASSLTTNITVPIYLFFGDTDPFIPLERVRQMESRLKELGKDYTLKVYNDADHGFFCHERSSYNPLAAEDSWRELTRFFHKHLQESA; this is encoded by the coding sequence TTGAGAGAATTTGCGATCGCATCTTCCTTAACAACAAACATCACGGTGCCTATATACTTGTTCTTTGGTGATACCGATCCATTCATTCCTCTTGAACGGGTTAGACAAATGGAGTCTCGGCTCAAGGAACTCGGTAAAGACTACACGTTGAAGGTTTACAATGATGCTGACCATGGGTTTTTTTGCCACGAGCGTTCTTCCTACAATCCCTTGGCGGCTGAAGACTCTTGGCGCGAGCTAACACGATTCTTTCACAAACATCTGCAAGAGTCTGCTTAG
- a CDS encoding response regulator, translating to MIDNTTIKANILVVDDNPENLQLLVAILSEQGYKLRVAVDGEMALQSVKASQPDLILLDVMMPDLNGYEVCHQLKKKSETSNIPIIFISASNEVFDKVKAFQVGGVDYITKPFQREEVLARVKHQLTLQQMQQSLSQKNLELQKLNEELKRSNLELEQFAYVAAHDLQEPLRAVTSYTQLLMEEYQDRLDGTALEYADFVVDGANRMQELIQGLLAYSRVSSRGQAFAPTDVNNVVNQALKNLQVAIAESNANISHDLLPTIDSDRTQLVQLFQNLISNAIKFRREQPPQVHLSAELKEREWLFSVRDNGIGISAKYLDRIFEIFKRLHTRKEFPGTGIGLAICKKIVERHKGLIWAESHLGQGTTFYFTFPQSR from the coding sequence ATGATAGATAACACTACTATCAAAGCCAATATTTTAGTGGTTGACGACAACCCAGAAAATTTACAACTTTTGGTAGCAATCCTTTCCGAACAAGGTTATAAATTGCGAGTCGCTGTCGATGGTGAAATGGCGCTTCAATCTGTGAAAGCAAGTCAGCCGGACTTGATATTACTAGATGTTATGATGCCAGATTTGAATGGTTATGAAGTTTGTCACCAGCTTAAAAAAAAATCAGAAACCAGTAATATTCCTATCATATTTATAAGTGCTTCTAATGAAGTATTTGATAAAGTTAAAGCCTTTCAAGTTGGGGGAGTAGATTATATTACCAAGCCATTTCAACGAGAGGAAGTTTTAGCGCGTGTCAAGCATCAACTCACACTTCAGCAAATGCAACAAAGTTTGTCACAAAAAAATTTAGAATTGCAAAAGTTAAATGAAGAATTAAAACGCTCTAATTTAGAATTAGAACAATTTGCTTATGTAGCTGCTCACGATTTGCAAGAACCATTAAGGGCGGTTACGAGTTATACGCAACTTTTAATGGAGGAGTATCAAGATCGTTTGGATGGGACAGCGCTGGAATACGCAGATTTTGTTGTGGATGGCGCAAATCGAATGCAGGAGTTGATTCAAGGATTGCTTGCTTATTCCCGTGTAAGTTCTCGCGGTCAAGCATTTGCACCCACCGATGTTAATAATGTAGTGAATCAGGCATTGAAAAATTTACAGGTGGCGATCGCCGAGAGCAATGCTAACATTTCTCATGACCTTTTGCCTACAATTGATAGCGATCGGACACAACTGGTACAGCTATTTCAAAATCTTATTAGCAACGCAATTAAATTTCGCCGGGAACAACCCCCCCAAGTTCATCTTTCAGCAGAGTTAAAGGAACGGGAATGGTTGTTTTCAGTACGAGATAATGGAATTGGGATTTCAGCAAAATACCTCGATCGGATTTTTGAAATCTTCAAACGCCTTCACACCCGCAAAGAATTTCCTGGGACTGGAATTGGGCTGGCTATTTGTAAGAAGATTGTGGAACGTCATAAAGGGCTTATCTGGGCTGAATCGCACTTAGGACAAGGAACAACATTTTACTTTACCTTTCCCCAAAGTCGTTAG